One Tursiops truncatus isolate mTurTru1 chromosome 3, mTurTru1.mat.Y, whole genome shotgun sequence DNA segment encodes these proteins:
- the TPGS1 gene encoding tubulin polyglutamylase complex subunit 1 translates to MAAVEKRRLPVAQAANFTGSGRPGVSRAAATAESEEDFLRQVGVTEMLRAALLKVLEARPEEPIAFLAHYFENMDLRSPANGGAGEPPGQLLLQQQRLGRALWHLRLAHHSQRTAFNNNVGVAYECLSASGRKKKPGLDGRTYSELLKRICRDGEAPEEVVAPLLRKIQCRDHEAVPLAVFRAGMLTCFVLLEFVARAGALYRLLEDPGLAVADRHVGQAVLDTLEGALQASDDTTPARYLEAGSRLGPDSLALAMDRALVARRPSTPMTREEFLEKAAALFIAKVKPVG, encoded by the exons ATGGCGGCAGTGGAGAAGCGGCGGCTGCCTGTGGCCCAGGCGGCCAATTTCACAGGCAGCGGCCGGCCGGGGGTGTCCCGAGCAGCGGCGACGGCCGAGAGTGAGGAGGACTTCCTGCGGCAGGTCGGAGTGACGGAGATGCTGCGCGCGGCCCTGCTGAAGGTGCTGGAGGCGCGACCCGAGGAGCCCATCGCCTTCTTGGCGCACTACTTCGAGAACATGGACCTGCGGTCTCCTGCAAACGGCGGCGCCGGGGAGCCCCCGGGCCAGCTCCTGCTGCAGCAGCAGCGCCTGGGCCGCGCGCTGTGGCACCTTCGCCTGGCTCACCACTCCCAGAG GACCGCCTTCAACAACAACGTCGGCGTGGCCTACGAGTGCCTGAGCGCCAGCGGGCGCAAGAAGAAGCCGGGGCTGGACGGGCGCACGTACAGCGAGCTGCTGAAGCGCATCTGCCGGGACGGGGAGGCCCCCGAGGAGGTGGTGGCGCCGCTGTTGCGCAAGATCCAGTGCCGGGACCACGAGGCCGTGCCGCTGGCCGTGTTCCGCGCGGGGATGCTCACCTGCTTCGTGCTGCTGGAGTTCGTGGCGCGCGCCGGCGCCCTCTACCGGCTGTTGGAGGACCCGGGCCTGGCCGTGGCTGACCGCCACGTGGGCCAGGCCGTGCTGGACACGCTGGAGGGGGCGCTGCAGGCCAGCGACGACACTACGCCCGCGCGCTACCTGGAGGCCGGCTCGCGCCTGGGGCCCGACAGCCTGGCGCTGGCCATGGACCGCGCGCTGGTGGCCCGGCGGCCCAGCACCCCCATGACCCGGGAGGAGTTCCTGGAGAAGGCGGCCGCCCTCTTCATCGCCAAGGTCAAGCCCGTGGGCTGA
- the MADCAM1 gene encoding mucosal addressin cell adhesion molecule 1: MEQGLALLLPLFLGLLQLGRGGPLEVEPPEPEVAVAVGESLQFTCRLACEDGRAASVRWRGLDTSLGAVQSGAGSSVLSVLNASLSAAGPRVCVGSCGDVAFQHIVRLLVFAFPDQLTVAPEALVAGPDQEVSCTAHSVTPAGPDTLSMSLLLGDQELEGVEALRDVMEEPQEGEDPLFQVTQRWLLPTLGTPAPPSLHCQATMRLPGLELSRRRPIPVLQGLTSLEPPVMTPPEPSTTESPEPPVTTSLKPPITTSPEATPEQASTRSPRSPGPVPRNSSTRPCLPEIHQLSAAGSLELLCEVVCGPGVAVRWTRAPGGLAAYETQEVGARAWLSGGSVLWARCHGEGWFQCGLDPGGQTANLYVASEICSPLTSAYLWTGSFVLGLLLLVFLTYRLWKRCRPTR; encoded by the exons ATGGAGCAGGGACTCGCCCTCCTGCTTCCCCTCTTTCTGGGGCTGCTGCAGCTGGGCCGCG GTGGGCCGCTGGAGGTGGAGCCCCCCGAGCCCGAGGTGGCGGTGGCCGTGGGCGAGTCGCTACAGTTCACCTGCCGCCTGGCCTGCGAGGACGGCAGGGCGGCCTCTGTGCGGTGGCGGGGCCTGGACACCAGCCTGGGCGCCGTGCAGTCGGGCGCGGGTAGCAGCGTCCTCTCCGTGCTCAACGCCTCGCTGTCGGCTGCGGGGCCCCGCGTGTGCGTGGGCTCCTGCGGGGACGTCGCCTTCCAGCACATCGTGCGGCTCCTGGTGTTCG CCTTCCCGGACCAACTGACTGTGGCCCCAGAGGCCCTGGTGGCTGGGCCGGACCAGGAGGTGTCCTGCACAGCCCACAGCGTCACGCCTGCTGGCCCTGACACCCTCTCCATGTCCCTGCTCCTGGGAGATCAGGAACTGGAGGGGGTGGAGGCCCTCCGGGATGTGATGGAGGAGCCCCAGGAGGGCGAGGACCCGCTGTTCCAAGTGACACAGCGCTGGCTGCTGCCCACCTTGGGGACACccgccccaccctccctccactgCCAGGCGACCATGAGGCTGCCCGGCTTGGAGCTGAGCCGCCGCCGGCCCATTCCAG TCCTGCAGGGCCTGACCTCCCTGGAGCCCCCCGTCATGAcccccccagagcccagcaccaCAGAGTCCCCGGAGCCCCCCGTCACGACATCCCTGAAGCCCCCCATCACCACCTCCCCCGAGGCCACCCCAGAGCAGGCCTCCACCCGCAGCCCCAGGAGTCCTGGCCCCGTGCCCCGGAACAGCTCCACCAGGCCCTGCCTCCCGGAGATCCACCAGCTGTCAGCAGCAGGGAGCTTGGAGCTGCTGTGTGAGGTGGTCTGCGGCCCAGGCGTGGCGGTGCGCTGGACCCGGGCCCCTGGCGGGCTGGCGGCCTACGAGACGCAGGAGGTGGGGGCCCGGGCTTGGCTGAGCGGCGGAAGCGTGCTGTGGGCCAGATGCCACGGTGAGGGCTGGTTCCAGTGTGGCCTGGACCCAGGGGGCCAGACGGCCAACCTGTACGTGGCCTCAGAAATCT GCTCCCCGCTAACGTCTGCATACCTGTGGACGGGCAGCTTTGTTCTGGGGCTGCTTCTCCTGGTATTCCTGACCTACCGCCTGTGGAAACGCTGCCGGCCCACCAGATGA